The region GTTGTCGATGCGACACGGGGCGAGTTTGAAACGGGTTTCGAGCAGGGAGGTCAAACGCGCGAACATGCCCTCctcgtgcgctcgctcggtgtaGCACAGTTGGCCGTGGTCGTCAATAAGCTCGATACCGTCGGTTGGACCAAGGAGCGGTTCGATGAGATTGTTGGCAAACTGAAGGTGTTCCTCAAACAGGCTGGCTTCCGGGACGCGGATGTGACGTATGTGCCCTGTTCGGGATTGACGGGAGAAAACCTTGTAAAAGATCCAACCGATCTTGCCCTCATCCAGTGGTACAATGGACCGACCCTTCTGAAGGTTATCGGTAAGTGATAAACCGGACGGCCTCTGCGAAGACATTCCAAGACTAATATTTCTCCCGCTTGTCTTTTTAGATTCATTCAAAACGCCCGAACGTGCAATCGACAAACCGTTCCGTATGTCGGTGGCCGACATCTTCAAGGGCACTGGCAGCGGTTTTTGCATATGTGGCCGAATTGAGGCGGGCGCCGTGTGCACCAACGATAAGGTGCTGGTGTGTCCGAGCAAGGAGCAAGCCGTCGTCAAGGGTATCACGATCGATGAGCTACCGCACCCGACGGCATTCGCTGGCGATCAAGTGTCGCTGACGTTGGCCAACGTGGACGTTAGCAATATCGCCGTCGGGTACATCCTTTCCGACCTTTACCATCCGGTACCGCTCGCGACTCGCATCTTGGCACGGATCGTCGTGTTCAACATCAAGGTACCGATCACGATGGGCTACCCGGTGCTGGTCCACCATCAATCGCTGATCGAACCGGCGACGGTGCGCAAGCTAAAGGCGCAGCTGCACAAGGGAACGGGCGAGATAATCAAAAAGAATCCCCGTTGCCTCGGCAACAACTCGTGTGCGCTGGTCGAGGTGGAGTTCCAGCGTCCGATTGCGATCGAACGGTATGCCGATTGTAAGGATCTCGGACGGATTATGCTGCGTGTCGGTGGAGTGACGATTGCGGCCGGACTTGTTACCGAAATTGTAAagtagctgttgttgtggaTTTGACGACGGACTTTTTTACGGATTGTTTCTTGTTGTGGCAACGGGCACGAATCGGACGTAAAGTGGACTGAATCTACAATAAACCGCCCGCGGAACTCACTCCTCCTCTTCACATCAATTCAgagattttccgtttttattaCCATCATCCGATTCGACAGTTTTTGTACCGAAAGTAAGGAACATACGCCGGTGTGTTGATTCATTGAAGTGGCGCTCATTTTGGAACGAAATTGTAGACCACAATTTCGTACTTGCCGATGTCCCCGTCAGCGAACACGCTGTTCAGCATCTCCTTCACCTTGTCCCACTCGAGCCCATCGATGCCACATCCGATGCGTGGTATGGCCAGCTTACCGACGCCGTTTGCCGCCATGTGCTGTCGCATCGCTTCCAAAGATTTGCGGAGGTCGGCATAGGTTGGCTTCTGGTAGGAGGAGTTTTTCGTGACGAGATAGTAGACGTACCGTGGTGGGTCATATAACACCGCTACCCCGCCGACCCCGACCATCTGCGCTTTCAGGTCGTCCACCTTGCCGAATACCTGCTTAAACTTAACCGCAATACCTCCACCCATCTTCAGATCGGCCGCTACACAGTGTGCCAGGGAGTGATCTTTCGGTGCACCGAACAGGTCACCTTCAGTCTCGCGAACACAGGAGGcacccgtcgtcgtcatggtgcGCGAACAACCGGCCGGGAAGTCCTTTCGATAGAGTTCCAAGCAGAACCGTTGGGGATTTCTCGTTACGGCTAGCGAACGGTGGATACTGTGTGCCGTAATGAACTTGAAAAGTGTCATGGAAGCTGCAGCAATCGATTGCTATGGAAACGGCACAGAGGGGAAACGGGGACCTGCGTCGAACAGCTGTTCAGACAACTCCCGTGCAAGTCAACACTCCCTTTGATAATTCAAATCACGGGAAAATGAGGTAATCAAATTTTAACGAGGTTAACCTTTCAAAAGATCATTTCAGTTAATTCTCTACGCAACGATGGATCAGGTtttattcccatttttcgGATGACGGTATGTACAGTCCGTAAAACCCTCTTATCCCGTACACCGGCTGTCAAAAGAACCGCGCCACGGGAAATCGGGAAAGACGGGCTTTACCTTGCGGTAACTGCGGcgaatctgtacaaaatcacaacactGCTGAAGATGCCGACCGTTAAATTCAAGGCCATCGAATCCTTCAGCTCTGAGGATCCGGTAAGGAAAAGGATGTGGCTTCGATTCCCTGTTCTAATTCCTGTAATCAACCACAGAACTATCCGGCTGCCAATCTGTTGCGGCCAGACAACCGTAAGTGGAAATGCCATCAGGCGGGTGAGCAGACTGCGTTCGTCGTGATTCGGCTGGAAGAACCGGTGCAGATTTCCGGCATCGACATCGGCAACGAACATTCGGCGTTCATCGAGGTGCTGGTCGCACGCAGTGGCCCCGCAAATCCCACATTCAGTGAAATGCTGCTTGCTACCAAGTTCATGAGTATGGTCGAAAGCCGGAACTCGACATCCACCAACCGGTTGCAGTGCTTCAGTGGCCCCAGCCTGCTACCGACGGTGGCCCAGGAGAAGTGGGATCTGGTGAAGGTGATCTGTACCCAGGATTTTAACACGCGCGTCAAGTTTGGGCTCGCCTTCATTACGCTCCACACTAGCAGTGGCAAGAAGACGGAACGGAGCCTCGTGCCGGAGAAATTTCAACAGTTGATTAAAGCAGAAGCCAGCAAGAAACAACCGGACAGTGGATCGGCCGGTGGTATAGCTTTGGCCGCATTTGGACGATTTAAACTCCGTGAAGAATCCCCCGATTCCGATGAGGAGGGCACGAAAGTGTTTGCAcgatggaagcaaaaaactGAAATCAACGCGTCGCCTTCCAGCGGAACGACAAGCACGCTGTTACGGGACATTAAACCTTCGGAAGCGTTACTCAAAAAGAAAGAATCTTCACTGCAAATCATTCATCCCGGAACGGCTACCACTCGTCCTAAGCCCCAGAAGTACGAAAGCAGCGATGAGGACCAAAAACCGGTCAACAGCGTGGCAACAGCAAGGCAAAACCGCAACGATAAATCACTTTTATATGATCCGGAAGATTGTAAACCGAGCGAAAAGAAGCTTGCCATCAAACCACCGCCCACCGTTCCTGAACGACCGCCACGGCCCAAAGAAAATGCGCGTCCGGGGGAGAAAGCCGATAAAAATGCATCGAAGCTGTCCTCCTCGAAGTTTAGCGAGTTTCTGCAATTTACCGGCCAAACGGTGGACGGGCCCGGTGTGTCACGAACGCATCTGTCGAAAGAGGGCAAGTCACCTTCAACCCAAGATAAGGAACGTCAAGATAGCTCAAAACATGTATTATCCAGAAGTGAATCAACCGCCAAAAGGATGTCATCGCTGCCGATCGAAAAAGAGAGTGTTGCGGTTAAAAAGCGTCCCCCCTCGCCGACAGCTGACAACGCTGGTTCGTCCTCTTCATCGCAGGCAGTTAAGAAAATCAGGCCAGCAACTTCCGAACCTGAAGATGAACCGAAAAGATTGCAGTATAAACCGTTTGGAAAGCTATTGGATAACGTGGTACTGGCTATCAGCGGAATTCAGGTTAGTTCCGCGGCCTAAGAGCTTGATTGTTGGGTTTCCTCGTCTGCATCATTGCCTGATGTTGGCTCTTGCTTGATTGGTTTGTGCGGAATCGGagtttcttccttctcactgTCTGAAGAGGACGTGGAAACACGAAGCGTTTCAACCGCATCGTCCTCCTGGTAGGGTTCACTGGAGTCACTCTGGTCAACCGTATCCTTTTTCTGCTCAGCTTGCGGATCGGTATCGATGGATTTTGTATTATCTTCTTCATCAACCGGGGCCTCGTCTTCGGATGCTTCATTTGTTAAGCCTCCTTCTTCCGGTATTTCTTCTGTTGGAATTTGTGGGGTATCCAGCAGCCCCGGCGGTAGTCTAGCGTCAAGGGTGGCCGCAGTTTCGACCTCTCTGTCCATAGGCCACATGGTAAcgatgttggaaaaatggatcCCTCGGTTACTGCTGCTAGGTCCCGATTCATCATAAGAGTGGAAAGGAATCGATGGCTGAACGTTACGCCGGATAGAAGATGAATTCACCGAAAAGCGCAAATGCTCGTTCAAGCGATAGAAACCACCATTGTAGAGAGCTATTCCGGACGCCACGAGATCTTTCATCACTGATTGCGACATGGGCACTAACTGCTTTTCCGTGAGAGCGCAGTTGCTCTTCAGATAGACGTAGGCCTGCAGCTCGCGAAGTGTACATGCTGTATAGGAAAAGGCCCAAAATATGCGTTAATTCCATGGATTTTACTTATGCTCCCTCCACGA is a window of Anopheles aquasalis chromosome 2, idAnoAquaMG_Q_19, whole genome shotgun sequence DNA encoding:
- the LOC126574364 gene encoding ADP-ribose glycohydrolase OARD1-like, with protein sequence MTLFKFITAHSIHRSLAVTRNPQRFCLELYRKDFPAGCSRTMTTTGASCVRETEGDLFGAPKDHSLAHCVAADLKMGGGIAVKFKQVFGKVDDLKAQMVGVGGVAVLYDPPRYVYYLVTKNSSYQKPTYADLRKSLEAMRQHMAANGVGKLAIPRIGCGIDGLEWDKVKEMLNSVFADGDIGKYEIVVYNFVPK
- the LOC126569900 gene encoding DNA repair protein XRCC1, producing MPTVKFKAIESFSSEDPNYPAANLLRPDNRKWKCHQAGEQTAFVVIRLEEPVQISGIDIGNEHSAFIEVLVARSGPANPTFSEMLLATKFMSMVESRNSTSTNRLQCFSGPSLLPTVAQEKWDLVKVICTQDFNTRVKFGLAFITLHTSSGKKTERSLVPEKFQQLIKAEASKKQPDSGSAGGIALAAFGRFKLREESPDSDEEGTKVFARWKQKTEINASPSSGTTSTLLRDIKPSEALLKKKESSLQIIHPGTATTRPKPQKYESSDEDQKPVNSVATARQNRNDKSLLYDPEDCKPSEKKLAIKPPPTVPERPPRPKENARPGEKADKNASKLSSSKFSEFLQFTGQTVDGPGVSRTHLSKEGKSPSTQDKERQDSSKHVLSRSESTAKRMSSLPIEKESVAVKKRPPSPTADNAGSSSSSQAVKKIRPATSEPEDEPKRLQYKPFGKLLDNVVLAISGIQHPERGNIRSKALAMGAKYRPDWDSSCTHLICAYKNTPKYNQVKGKGKIVEKDWIEKCYSLRRKLSWRKFALDTEECQVTDSEDEIVDIAQRPVEEEPLTVSDGDETTTEQERVRVEAGHSEVQPDENGRMPYDISTDDEAGCNDDQSKGGLDFFKEYTFFIDRDVGAVDTMKLERFIKTYRGTMIKAINDADFIVTRSKRLVESTCKGRLVKPLWIFECHEMECFIPVDRYLL